Proteins encoded by one window of Passer domesticus isolate bPasDom1 chromosome 10, bPasDom1.hap1, whole genome shotgun sequence:
- the MPP4 gene encoding MAGUK p55 subfamily member 4 isoform X2, with protein sequence MEVPTVSSKDNALQELSLLCKRDVNGVGMLYDLLRSRWLQALLKIYECLQHYLAKRPAPVTLQARVLSREVVELLHEAPQSGEIKELRRLLRSPHFKALLSAHDTVAQKDFEPTLPPLPDNIPENEEAMRIVCLVKNNQPLGATIKRHEITGDITVARVIHGGLADRSGLLYAGDKLVEVNGVPVEGLEPEQVINILALSQGTIMFKLIPVSDRPVSNQTTVCLLRGVKYSRLWIRMTLSGGRPGKFQISVPVLDSYPQIIFLKEEEEFGEFGQRVFIAGFRRSMRLCRRKARLNQQSCYSRCPSSCYSSLAAPYEEVVRYQRHPTDRHRLIILVGPAGVGVNELRRRLITSNPREFQSATPHTTRVQKSYEMNGREYHYISKETFENMVYSHRMLEYGEYKGYLYGTSIDAVRTVLDAGKICVIDLEPQGIQIARTHELKPYIIFIKPPSIGCMRQTRKNARIITDYYVNMKFKEEDLQEMEESAKKMEAQFGQFFDHVIVNDNLQEASAQLLSAVHRAQDEPQWVPAVWICSDSQP encoded by the exons ATGGAGGTGCCAACAGTCAGCAGTAAAGATAATG CGCTGCAAGAGCTCAGCTTGCTCTGCAAGAGAGATGTCAATGGCGTTGGCATGCTCTATGACCTGCTCAGATCTCGCTGGCTGCAAGCACTGCTGAAG ATTTATGAATGCCTCCAACACTATCTTGCAAAGAGACCAGCTCCTGTCACACTGCAGGCACGTGTGCTGAGTCGTGAG GTGGTAGAGTTACTGCATGAAGCCCCTCAGTCAGGAGAGATCAAAGAGCTAAGACGGCTCCTGCGTTCTCCACACTTCAAG GCCTTGCTATCTGCTCATGATACTGTGGCCCAGAAAGATTTTGAACCAACCCTTCCACCACTGCCAGACAACATACCTGAAAATGAAGAAGCTATGAGGATTGTCTGCTTAGTGAAAAACAACCAGCCTCTG GGTGCCACCATTAAACGCCACGAGATAACAGGTGACATAACAGTTGCTCGTgtgatccatggtgggctggcaGACAGAAGTG GGTTGCTGTATGCTGGAGACAAACTGGTGGAAGTAAATGGAGTTCCTGTTGAGGGACTTGAGCCTGAGCAAGTCATTAATATTCtg GCCCTGTCTCAGGGGACAATTATGTTCAAATTAATTCCAGTTTCTGATCGGCCTGTCAGCAACCAAACAACA GTTTGCCTTTTAAGAGGGGTGAAATACTCCAGATTGTGGATCAGAATGACGCTCTCTGGTGGCAGGCCAGGAAAGTTTCAGAtctcagtgcctgtgctggaCTCATACCCTCAAATCATCTTcttaaaag AAGAGGAAGAATTTGGTGAATTTGGTCAACGAGTCTTTATTG CTGGATTCCGCAGGAGCATGCGGCTGTGCCGCAGGAAGGCCCGGCTCAACCAGCAGTCCTGCTACTcccgctgccccagcagctgctacagcagcctggcagctccctACGAAGAGGTGGTCAGGTACCAGCGGCACCCGACAGACCGGCACAGACTGATTATCCTCGTGG GGCCCGCAGGAGTTGGTGTGAATGAGCTGCGGCGAAGGCTAATCACAAGTAACCCACGAGAGTTTCAAAGTGCCACACCTC ACACCACTCGTGTTCAGAAGAGTTATGAAATGAATGGTCGTGAATATCACTACATATCGAAGGAAACTTTTGAAAACATGGTGTATAGTCACAG AATGCTGGAATATGGGGAGTACAAAGGGTACCTGTATGGTACCAGTATTGATGCAGTGCGAACAGTCCTTGATGCAGGGAAGATCTGTGTAATAGATTTAGAACCACAG GGTATACAAATAGCCCGGACCCACGAGTTAAAGCCCTACATTATATTCATCAAGCCACCCAGCATAGGCTGCATGAGGCAGACTCGTAAAAATGCCAGGATCATTACAGATTATTATGTGAACATGAAGTTCAAG GAAGAAGATTTACAGGAGATGGAAGAATCGGCTAAGAAAATGGAAGCTCAGTTTGGTCAGTTCTTTGATCACGTGATTGTGAATGACAATTTACAAGAAGCATCTGCGCAGCTGCTGTCTGCAGTGCATCGTGCACAGGATGAGCCCCAGTGGGTCCCTGCAGTATGGATATGCTCAGACAGTCAGCCCTAA
- the MPP4 gene encoding MAGUK p55 subfamily member 4 isoform X1, producing MEVPTVSSKDNGVSHVLTLALQELSLLCKRDVNGVGMLYDLLRSRWLQALLKIYECLQHYLAKRPAPVTLQARVLSREVVELLHEAPQSGEIKELRRLLRSPHFKALLSAHDTVAQKDFEPTLPPLPDNIPENEEAMRIVCLVKNNQPLGATIKRHEITGDITVARVIHGGLADRSGLLYAGDKLVEVNGVPVEGLEPEQVINILALSQGTIMFKLIPVSDRPVSNQTTVCLLRGVKYSRLWIRMTLSGGRPGKFQISVPVLDSYPQIIFLKEEEEFGEFGQRVFIAGFRRSMRLCRRKARLNQQSCYSRCPSSCYSSLAAPYEEVVRYQRHPTDRHRLIILVGPAGVGVNELRRRLITSNPREFQSATPHTTRVQKSYEMNGREYHYISKETFENMVYSHRMLEYGEYKGYLYGTSIDAVRTVLDAGKICVIDLEPQGIQIARTHELKPYIIFIKPPSIGCMRQTRKNARIITDYYVNMKFKEEDLQEMEESAKKMEAQFGQFFDHVIVNDNLQEASAQLLSAVHRAQDEPQWVPAVWICSDSQP from the exons ATGGAGGTGCCAACAGTCAGCAGTAAAGATAATG GTGTGTCTCATGTTCTGACTCTAGCGCTGCAAGAGCTCAGCTTGCTCTGCAAGAGAGATGTCAATGGCGTTGGCATGCTCTATGACCTGCTCAGATCTCGCTGGCTGCAAGCACTGCTGAAG ATTTATGAATGCCTCCAACACTATCTTGCAAAGAGACCAGCTCCTGTCACACTGCAGGCACGTGTGCTGAGTCGTGAG GTGGTAGAGTTACTGCATGAAGCCCCTCAGTCAGGAGAGATCAAAGAGCTAAGACGGCTCCTGCGTTCTCCACACTTCAAG GCCTTGCTATCTGCTCATGATACTGTGGCCCAGAAAGATTTTGAACCAACCCTTCCACCACTGCCAGACAACATACCTGAAAATGAAGAAGCTATGAGGATTGTCTGCTTAGTGAAAAACAACCAGCCTCTG GGTGCCACCATTAAACGCCACGAGATAACAGGTGACATAACAGTTGCTCGTgtgatccatggtgggctggcaGACAGAAGTG GGTTGCTGTATGCTGGAGACAAACTGGTGGAAGTAAATGGAGTTCCTGTTGAGGGACTTGAGCCTGAGCAAGTCATTAATATTCtg GCCCTGTCTCAGGGGACAATTATGTTCAAATTAATTCCAGTTTCTGATCGGCCTGTCAGCAACCAAACAACA GTTTGCCTTTTAAGAGGGGTGAAATACTCCAGATTGTGGATCAGAATGACGCTCTCTGGTGGCAGGCCAGGAAAGTTTCAGAtctcagtgcctgtgctggaCTCATACCCTCAAATCATCTTcttaaaag AAGAGGAAGAATTTGGTGAATTTGGTCAACGAGTCTTTATTG CTGGATTCCGCAGGAGCATGCGGCTGTGCCGCAGGAAGGCCCGGCTCAACCAGCAGTCCTGCTACTcccgctgccccagcagctgctacagcagcctggcagctccctACGAAGAGGTGGTCAGGTACCAGCGGCACCCGACAGACCGGCACAGACTGATTATCCTCGTGG GGCCCGCAGGAGTTGGTGTGAATGAGCTGCGGCGAAGGCTAATCACAAGTAACCCACGAGAGTTTCAAAGTGCCACACCTC ACACCACTCGTGTTCAGAAGAGTTATGAAATGAATGGTCGTGAATATCACTACATATCGAAGGAAACTTTTGAAAACATGGTGTATAGTCACAG AATGCTGGAATATGGGGAGTACAAAGGGTACCTGTATGGTACCAGTATTGATGCAGTGCGAACAGTCCTTGATGCAGGGAAGATCTGTGTAATAGATTTAGAACCACAG GGTATACAAATAGCCCGGACCCACGAGTTAAAGCCCTACATTATATTCATCAAGCCACCCAGCATAGGCTGCATGAGGCAGACTCGTAAAAATGCCAGGATCATTACAGATTATTATGTGAACATGAAGTTCAAG GAAGAAGATTTACAGGAGATGGAAGAATCGGCTAAGAAAATGGAAGCTCAGTTTGGTCAGTTCTTTGATCACGTGATTGTGAATGACAATTTACAAGAAGCATCTGCGCAGCTGCTGTCTGCAGTGCATCGTGCACAGGATGAGCCCCAGTGGGTCCCTGCAGTATGGATATGCTCAGACAGTCAGCCCTAA